Proteins encoded in a region of the Candidatus Scalindua japonica genome:
- a CDS encoding 3D domain-containing protein, with protein MIQKNNTFNCLLGVALLVVFFLTGCATTTVQETSLSSTEALKTASSPSKRISGTGLTEITDTNKIPDFKDDYGKIELLYAVDNSRLYFEKVKSYPGTFKSIGFTPEKQVETLKLFRDGYVSSKSPQELTEFIAKNFRIFQATGKEHGGEVHFKGYGFPISDKNVTNRTSLAYDWNTAVYFGSLGLHVTPMRSIATDDKVLPPGGLAFVVIEGSTNLNQDKRQSGKSFFVLANDSRSTAKTADRADIFFGIGKNAIQKAENFNTTGKLYYLLKR; from the coding sequence ATGATACAAAAAAATAACACTTTTAATTGTTTACTTGGAGTTGCCCTCCTGGTAGTGTTTTTCCTGACAGGGTGTGCGACAACTACGGTGCAGGAAACATCTCTTTCTTCAACAGAAGCGTTGAAAACAGCATCATCTCCTTCTAAAAGAATATCCGGTACGGGTCTGACAGAAATTACCGATACAAACAAAATTCCTGATTTTAAAGATGATTATGGCAAAATAGAATTACTTTACGCAGTAGACAATAGCAGGTTATATTTTGAAAAAGTCAAGTCATATCCTGGCACCTTTAAATCTATAGGTTTTACCCCTGAAAAACAGGTAGAGACCTTAAAGCTTTTCAGGGATGGATATGTTAGTAGCAAGAGCCCGCAGGAGTTGACAGAATTTATTGCAAAAAATTTCAGGATCTTTCAGGCAACAGGAAAGGAACATGGAGGTGAAGTCCATTTTAAAGGTTATGGATTTCCAATTTCAGACAAAAATGTTACAAATCGTACAAGTCTTGCATATGATTGGAATACTGCAGTCTATTTTGGTTCATTAGGCTTACATGTCACTCCAATGCGTAGTATTGCAACCGATGATAAGGTTTTGCCTCCTGGCGGACTCGCCTTTGTGGTAATAGAAGGGTCGACAAACCTCAATCAGGATAAAAGGCAATCGGGAAAATCATTTTTTGTCTTGGCAAATGATTCAAGGAGTACTGCCAAAACGGCTGACAGGGCAGATATTTTCTTTGGGATAGGCAAAAATGCTATCCAAAAGGCGGAGAATTTTAATACCACCGGAAAGCTCTATTACCTTCTAAAACGGTAA
- the purH gene encoding bifunctional phosphoribosylaminoimidazolecarboxamide formyltransferase/IMP cyclohydrolase: protein MAKIRTALISVSDKTGIIDLAKGLADLGVKIMSTGGTAKSIRESGVSVTDVSEYTGFPEIMNGRVKTLHPKIHGGLLAVRDNESHMKQIEDLGIGTIDLVVVNLYPFEKTISKENVSQEEAVENIDIGGPSMIRSAAKNFKHVAIVVNPDRYDALLDELREEECDLTYKTRYELVTEAFKHTSQYDKVIFDYFNRDNKEAYPETLSRVLDKKQDLRYGENPHQTAAFYVDKNVDVPCISNAQQLHGKALSFNNILDTDVAIEIVKEFEKPSAVLIKHANPCGVACAEDLKDAFANAYRSDPVSAFGCILSLNRTVDEKTAEAITEPGHFVEVIAAPGFEDKAIEILTTKRGWGKDLRLLKLDSLGDLSVKKGITDFRGVVGGLLVQDKDMNSGDKDQLKVVTKKAPSEDDIDELLFAWKVCKHVKSNAIVFTKDKMVVGVGAGQMSRVDSTNIAISKSGGRTAGTAMASDAFFPFRDCIDIAAKAGITAIIQPGGSKKDQESIDAANEHGIAMVFTGERHFKH from the coding sequence ATGGCAAAGATAAGAACTGCTTTGATAAGTGTTTCTGACAAGACTGGAATCATAGATCTGGCTAAGGGTCTGGCAGACCTTGGTGTTAAGATTATGTCGACAGGTGGAACCGCAAAATCTATCAGGGAAAGCGGTGTTTCGGTTACGGATGTATCTGAATATACGGGTTTTCCAGAGATCATGAATGGCAGGGTAAAGACGCTGCATCCAAAGATCCATGGCGGCTTGCTTGCTGTCAGGGACAACGAAAGTCACATGAAACAGATAGAGGATTTAGGGATTGGCACAATAGATCTTGTAGTTGTTAATCTATATCCGTTTGAGAAGACTATCAGCAAAGAAAATGTGTCTCAGGAAGAAGCTGTTGAAAATATCGATATTGGCGGTCCATCTATGATAAGGTCTGCAGCGAAGAATTTCAAACACGTTGCAATTGTAGTAAACCCTGATCGTTATGACGCTTTATTAGATGAACTCAGAGAAGAAGAGTGTGATCTCACATATAAGACCCGTTATGAACTGGTTACCGAGGCATTCAAACATACCAGCCAGTATGACAAGGTAATATTTGATTATTTCAACAGGGATAATAAAGAAGCTTATCCGGAAACACTAAGTAGAGTATTGGATAAAAAGCAGGATTTAAGATATGGCGAAAATCCACACCAGACAGCAGCATTTTATGTTGATAAAAACGTTGATGTGCCTTGTATCTCAAATGCTCAACAGTTACATGGTAAGGCTTTGTCTTTTAATAACATATTGGATACCGATGTTGCCATTGAAATCGTTAAGGAATTTGAAAAACCATCCGCTGTATTAATAAAACACGCTAATCCTTGTGGTGTAGCATGCGCAGAAGACCTGAAAGACGCTTTTGCAAATGCTTACCGTTCAGATCCAGTTTCGGCTTTTGGATGCATATTGAGTTTAAACAGGACGGTTGACGAAAAGACGGCTGAGGCCATTACAGAGCCAGGTCATTTTGTTGAGGTGATTGCGGCGCCGGGTTTCGAAGATAAGGCGATTGAGATTTTGACTACAAAGCGTGGTTGGGGAAAGGACCTTCGATTATTGAAATTGGACTCGCTTGGCGATTTATCCGTAAAGAAGGGAATAACTGATTTCAGGGGTGTTGTGGGCGGTTTATTGGTTCAGGATAAAGATATGAACTCCGGAGATAAAGATCAGTTGAAGGTGGTTACAAAAAAAGCTCCATCAGAAGATGATATAGATGAGTTGCTGTTTGCGTGGAAGGTTTGCAAGCATGTTAAATCCAATGCAATCGTTTTTACAAAAGACAAGATGGTTGTTGGTGTGGGTGCGGGCCAGATGAGCCGCGTTGACTCTACAAATATCGCGATAAGTAAATCTGGTGGCAGGACTGCCGGGACAGCCATGGCTTCTGACGCCTTTTTCCCTTTCAGGGATTGTATCGACATTGCGGCTAAGGCTGGAATTACTGCTATAATACAACCTGGTGGATCAAAAAAGGATCAGGAATCGATAGACGCGGCAAATGAACATGGAATTGCAATGGTATTTACCGGTGAGAGGCACTTTAAACACTAA
- a CDS encoding DUF58 domain-containing protein — translation MRSKIRLHIQRMVANLFEGSFSSYLNSTRGIELDELRQYQPGDEFRSIDWKATTRTGNLHVRLKLVDKRTNIFFLIDRSGSKKFGSAHFTKEEIQSSIVSILVKSATETGNLVSFITFTDKIENYIPPQAGQREGIKLARNMIIDKTESIQTNINCAFRFLNSLQFAPSLVFVLSDFFAPFDYESSLKSLIKKHDVIPIVLSDIREEVLPKARGFVAVKDLETQKVKYLDLSQDLFTKPQHKNLFNKLNLDYLTLKTDQNEEQWTGALSDFFDKRIRRRSRIKR, via the coding sequence TTGAGAAGCAAGATAAGGTTACATATTCAGAGAATGGTAGCGAACCTTTTTGAAGGTTCTTTCTCCAGTTACTTGAACTCAACAAGAGGTATTGAACTTGATGAGCTGAGACAATACCAGCCTGGTGACGAATTCAGGTCTATCGATTGGAAGGCTACTACCAGGACCGGGAACTTGCATGTCAGGCTTAAACTGGTCGATAAAAGGACTAATATATTCTTCTTGATCGATAGAAGTGGTTCAAAGAAGTTTGGTTCAGCACATTTTACAAAAGAAGAAATTCAATCCTCCATAGTTTCTATACTTGTCAAATCAGCAACAGAAACAGGTAATCTCGTAAGCTTTATAACGTTTACTGATAAGATTGAGAACTATATCCCGCCTCAAGCCGGCCAGAGAGAAGGTATAAAATTAGCGAGGAATATGATCATTGATAAGACGGAAAGCATACAGACAAATATCAACTGCGCATTCAGATTTTTGAACAGTTTGCAATTCGCTCCTTCACTTGTTTTTGTATTATCTGATTTCTTTGCACCGTTTGATTATGAGAGTTCATTGAAATCCCTTATAAAAAAACACGATGTTATTCCAATAGTATTGTCTGACATAAGGGAAGAAGTATTGCCTAAGGCAAGAGGTTTTGTGGCAGTAAAGGATTTGGAAACTCAAAAAGTAAAGTATCTGGATCTGTCTCAGGATCTCTTTACGAAACCACAACATAAAAATTTGTTTAATAAGCTTAATCTTGATTACCTTACGTTGAAGACCGATCAGAACGAAGAACAATGGACAGGCGCTCTGTCAGATTTTTTTGATAAGAGAATCAGGCGCAGAAGCCGGATAAAAAGATGA
- a CDS encoding nitric-oxide reductase large subunit has product MKSTNWWKYLLAVLVVGASGVIFMGFSTYKDAPPKPDYISPEGVEIVQKSAVERGQLVFQKYALMEYGSMFGDGAARGPDFTAEALHRIAVDMNNYYGRQVTDGNLSELSQIEKDGISVQVRRELKENRYDMERNIVVLTEGYAYAAEQLVDYYRLKFKGNHKEAFKPAGYITDDSELNDLSAFFFWGAWVCAAERPGGESSYTHNWPFDEYAGNVPTPSVILWSVIGMLFLIFGLGAVLCTYSYYSKASQLQVKENPVNNKSVEASIPTATQRAAYKFFVVAVALLFIQIVAGVLTIHDFVGFTTFFGYNISEFLQITITRSWHVQLSILWIATCWIAGSIFLLPGIHRQEPNRQVLLINVLFGLLVSVVVGMLVGCFLGPKNLLGDNWRLFGNQGWEFVELGKVWQIVLFAALIMWAVIIYRGVKPALKGQSAFSLPYWILYSVVAITILFLSSFVGGKNTNFVIADFWRWCVIHMWAECFFEVFTTIVIACYMVFMGLVSRQGATRVIYLATLLFLGSGLLGISHNFYWNAKPAALMAIGSVFSTLQVIPLVLLTLEVWKFVRIPGYSIRRSEDSAVTGSSFGFSEAFLFLIAVNFWNFFGAGVFGLIINLPIINYYEHGTYLTVNHGHAALMGVYGNLSIAAVLFCSRHVITSRRWNVRLLRSTFWAINVGLLLMVLMDTFPAGVLQFRSVVENGYWVARSQEFILGGAFQVLTWMRAVGGVLFFAGVIPLLYFMVSRLNSLKAAATTQKSEEPVLITEELPERDVQVA; this is encoded by the coding sequence ATGAAGAGTACTAATTGGTGGAAATATCTACTTGCAGTTCTCGTTGTGGGTGCGTCAGGTGTTATATTTATGGGGTTCAGTACATATAAAGACGCTCCTCCAAAACCTGATTATATTTCACCTGAAGGTGTGGAAATTGTTCAAAAGTCTGCTGTCGAACGTGGACAACTGGTCTTCCAGAAATACGCATTGATGGAGTACGGAAGCATGTTTGGAGATGGTGCTGCCCGTGGACCGGACTTTACTGCCGAAGCGCTCCACCGTATAGCGGTTGATATGAATAATTATTACGGCAGGCAGGTTACAGATGGAAATCTGAGCGAGTTGTCTCAAATAGAAAAAGATGGTATTTCTGTTCAAGTCAGGCGAGAGCTCAAAGAAAACCGCTACGACATGGAGAGAAATATTGTAGTCCTTACTGAGGGATATGCGTACGCGGCAGAACAGCTGGTCGATTACTATAGACTCAAATTTAAGGGAAATCACAAGGAGGCTTTTAAGCCGGCAGGTTATATTACAGACGATTCAGAACTAAATGATCTTTCTGCGTTCTTCTTCTGGGGCGCCTGGGTTTGCGCGGCAGAGAGACCAGGTGGCGAGTCCAGCTATACACATAACTGGCCTTTTGATGAATATGCCGGGAATGTTCCAACACCGTCAGTAATATTGTGGAGTGTTATTGGGATGCTGTTTCTGATTTTCGGTCTGGGTGCCGTCCTCTGTACTTACAGCTATTATTCCAAAGCTTCGCAGTTACAGGTGAAAGAAAATCCTGTTAACAACAAAAGCGTTGAAGCTTCTATTCCAACGGCCACTCAACGTGCAGCTTACAAGTTTTTTGTAGTTGCGGTTGCACTGCTTTTCATCCAGATCGTGGCTGGTGTCCTGACGATTCACGATTTCGTTGGATTTACAACTTTTTTTGGCTACAATATTTCTGAATTTCTACAGATAACTATTACCAGAAGCTGGCATGTACAGTTATCTATTCTGTGGATAGCAACCTGCTGGATAGCCGGTTCCATATTCCTTCTTCCCGGAATACACCGCCAGGAGCCAAACCGTCAGGTTCTCCTTATCAATGTACTCTTCGGCTTACTTGTATCAGTGGTTGTAGGTATGTTAGTAGGCTGTTTTCTGGGGCCGAAGAACCTTCTTGGTGACAATTGGAGACTGTTTGGCAATCAGGGCTGGGAATTTGTTGAACTTGGGAAGGTATGGCAGATTGTTCTCTTTGCAGCGCTCATTATGTGGGCAGTCATTATTTACCGAGGGGTAAAACCGGCTTTGAAGGGACAATCCGCATTCTCTCTGCCGTATTGGATTCTCTACTCTGTTGTAGCTATTACTATTCTATTCCTGTCAAGCTTTGTGGGCGGGAAGAATACAAATTTCGTTATTGCAGATTTCTGGCGCTGGTGCGTCATTCACATGTGGGCAGAGTGCTTTTTTGAGGTTTTTACTACAATAGTTATTGCCTGCTACATGGTATTCATGGGTCTGGTTTCCCGACAGGGTGCTACCAGGGTAATTTACCTGGCAACGCTACTGTTTCTGGGTTCCGGTCTTCTTGGTATATCCCATAACTTTTATTGGAATGCGAAACCAGCAGCTCTCATGGCAATTGGCAGTGTCTTCTCAACCCTCCAGGTCATCCCTCTTGTACTATTGACGCTTGAAGTATGGAAATTTGTTCGGATTCCGGGATATTCTATTAGACGATCAGAAGATTCAGCCGTTACAGGCTCCTCCTTTGGATTCTCAGAGGCATTTCTTTTCCTCATTGCCGTAAATTTCTGGAACTTTTTCGGTGCCGGTGTGTTTGGTTTGATTATAAACCTTCCGATAATAAATTACTACGAGCATGGTACCTATCTAACAGTCAATCATGGCCACGCTGCTTTGATGGGTGTTTACGGTAATCTTTCGATAGCTGCTGTACTGTTTTGCAGTAGACATGTCATTACTTCCAGGCGCTGGAATGTAAGGCTGCTGCGTTCGACCTTCTGGGCAATAAATGTGGGACTTTTACTGATGGTGCTGATGGATACCTTTCCCGCCGGAGTGTTGCAATTCAGGTCGGTTGTAGAAAATGGCTACTGGGTAGCTCGCTCACAGGAATTTATTCTTGGCGGTGCCTTTCAGGTGTTGACCTGGATGCGTGCGGTAGGCGGTGTGCTCTTTTTTGCCGGAGTGATACCGTTACTCTATTTCATGGTATCACGACTGAACTCGCTCAAAGCTGCTGCAACAACACAGAAATCAGAAGAGCCGGTCCTTATTACAGAAGAGCTACCGGAGCGTGATGTGCAGGTAGCTTAA
- the ppdK gene encoding pyruvate, phosphate dikinase — MKKKYIYFFGNNKADGNARMKDLLGGKGANLAEMANLGFPVPPGFTITTEACDEYNRQNKKFPTGLQSEIDKNLTRLEREMGAKLGDPNNPLLVSVRSGAAASMPGMMDTVLNLGLNPDSIQGLINKTNNERFPRDAYRRFINMFGNVVMGMKHHDFEEIIARHKKKAKVENDTDLNAEQLKNICKDFIAIYKKRTGSDFPLDPKEQLRKAIIAVFDSWNNPRAVKYRKIYDISGLLGTAVNIQAMVFGNTGNNSATGVCFTRNPSNGENKFYGEFLLNAQGEDVVAGIRTPEPISDLAKELPIAYKKLVNIKNKLEKHYKDLQDIEFTIQEGKLFMLQTRNGKRTTQAAVKIAVDMVKEKLIDKKTAINRIEPNQLDQLLHPTFNPKAKRNVIASGLPASPGAASGKVTFHADEAEKLAAKNEKIILVRIETSPEDIGGMHVAQGILTTKGGMTSHAAVVARGMGTCCVAGCGGIQVDYEKEEFTVGEKTIKKGDYISLDGTRGEVILGQVPTVEPTLCGDFGKLMKWTDEFRRLKVRTNADTPEDAQRARDFGAEGIGLCRTEHMFFGEDRIDYVRQMILTAGNVTKLKISVNEAKAELNKAPKKKLSSLNNKKNNIQSKLKESQRLYKGALNKLLPMQRSDFTKIFKVMNGFPVTIRLLDPPLHEFLPNEKHLQIELAKKMGMNPKEVKDRVDSLHETNPMLGLRGCRLGITYPDIYEMQVKAIIQAACAVKKQNIKVFPEIMVPLVGTDEEMKVLKNDIKIIAEKVLTEKGAKINYKIGTMIEIPRAALTADRIAKYAEFFSFGTNDLTQMTFGYSRDDVGSFVPQYTERGLLEKDPFQVLDQDGVGQLVTTGIKKGRQTKPDLKIGICGEHGGEPSSIQFCNRNGMDYVSCSPFRVPIARLSSAQSAIKEKQ; from the coding sequence ATGAAAAAGAAATATATTTATTTTTTTGGTAACAACAAAGCTGATGGTAATGCCAGAATGAAGGACCTTTTAGGTGGTAAGGGCGCAAACCTTGCTGAGATGGCAAATCTAGGTTTCCCTGTTCCTCCTGGATTTACAATTACAACTGAAGCGTGTGATGAGTACAATAGACAAAACAAAAAATTCCCTACAGGACTTCAATCTGAAATTGATAAAAACCTGACCCGCCTTGAACGTGAAATGGGCGCTAAATTAGGAGATCCAAATAACCCTTTATTAGTATCGGTAAGAAGCGGTGCCGCGGCTTCAATGCCAGGAATGATGGACACAGTTCTAAACCTGGGTTTGAACCCTGATTCCATACAGGGACTTATCAATAAAACCAATAACGAAAGATTTCCAAGGGACGCGTACAGAAGGTTTATAAATATGTTTGGCAATGTTGTCATGGGTATGAAACACCATGATTTTGAGGAAATAATTGCCCGACACAAAAAAAAGGCAAAAGTGGAAAATGATACGGATTTGAACGCAGAACAATTAAAGAATATCTGTAAAGATTTCATAGCGATATACAAAAAAAGGACCGGCTCTGATTTTCCCTTAGATCCTAAAGAACAACTACGTAAAGCTATTATTGCGGTCTTTGATTCCTGGAATAATCCAAGAGCTGTAAAATACAGAAAAATATATGATATCAGCGGTTTATTAGGAACAGCCGTAAATATACAGGCTATGGTTTTCGGCAACACCGGTAACAATTCTGCGACAGGCGTGTGCTTTACCAGAAACCCATCTAACGGAGAGAACAAATTTTATGGAGAGTTCCTGCTGAACGCGCAGGGTGAAGACGTTGTTGCAGGTATACGAACTCCGGAACCAATAAGCGATCTGGCAAAAGAATTACCTATAGCATACAAGAAATTGGTAAATATAAAAAACAAATTGGAAAAGCACTACAAAGACTTACAGGATATAGAGTTTACGATACAAGAAGGAAAGTTGTTTATGCTCCAGACTCGAAATGGTAAGAGAACCACTCAGGCAGCGGTAAAAATCGCAGTTGATATGGTAAAAGAAAAACTTATCGACAAAAAAACTGCCATCAACAGGATAGAACCAAACCAACTGGACCAGCTACTTCACCCAACGTTTAATCCAAAAGCAAAAAGAAATGTTATCGCATCAGGTCTGCCGGCATCGCCCGGAGCGGCTTCAGGCAAAGTAACATTCCACGCGGATGAAGCCGAAAAGCTGGCGGCAAAGAATGAAAAGATCATCCTAGTGCGAATAGAGACATCACCGGAAGACATTGGAGGAATGCATGTAGCACAGGGAATACTTACAACCAAAGGAGGCATGACCTCACACGCCGCAGTAGTTGCCAGAGGGATGGGAACATGCTGTGTTGCAGGATGTGGCGGCATTCAAGTAGATTATGAAAAAGAGGAATTTACCGTAGGCGAAAAAACCATTAAAAAAGGCGACTACATCTCTCTGGACGGTACACGTGGCGAAGTCATTCTGGGACAAGTACCCACAGTAGAACCGACACTCTGTGGGGACTTTGGAAAACTGATGAAATGGACAGATGAATTCCGCAGGCTAAAGGTAAGGACAAATGCCGATACGCCAGAAGACGCTCAAAGGGCCAGGGATTTTGGTGCAGAGGGAATAGGTCTATGCCGCACGGAACACATGTTTTTTGGCGAAGACCGGATTGATTATGTCAGACAGATGATACTAACAGCTGGAAACGTTACCAAACTGAAAATTTCAGTTAATGAGGCAAAAGCAGAGCTTAATAAAGCACCAAAGAAAAAACTCTCTTCACTGAACAACAAAAAAAATAATATTCAATCCAAGCTTAAAGAGTCACAAAGACTATATAAAGGTGCGTTGAATAAGTTATTACCCATGCAGAGAAGCGATTTTACAAAAATTTTCAAGGTCATGAACGGCTTTCCTGTAACTATTCGGCTTCTCGATCCGCCACTACACGAATTTCTGCCAAACGAAAAACATTTACAAATCGAACTTGCAAAAAAAATGGGAATGAATCCTAAAGAAGTAAAAGACAGGGTTGACAGTCTTCATGAAACGAACCCCATGCTGGGATTGAGAGGTTGCCGTCTCGGGATTACCTACCCGGACATTTATGAAATGCAGGTAAAGGCAATAATCCAGGCAGCATGTGCTGTAAAAAAGCAAAATATTAAAGTATTTCCAGAGATCATGGTCCCTCTTGTTGGCACGGATGAAGAAATGAAAGTGCTTAAAAACGATATTAAAATCATAGCGGAGAAAGTGTTGACAGAAAAAGGCGCAAAGATAAACTACAAGATCGGCACGATGATTGAGATACCAAGGGCCGCTTTAACCGCAGATCGCATAGCTAAATACGCGGAATTTTTCTCATTTGGTACTAACGATCTAACACAAATGACATTTGGATATAGCCGTGACGATGTTGGCTCTTTTGTACCACAGTACACCGAACGCGGGCTATTGGAGAAAGATCCTTTTCAGGTCCTAGACCAGGATGGAGTAGGACAGTTAGTTACAACCGGCATCAAGAAAGGACGACAAACCAAACCGGACCTTAAGATAGGAATTTGCGGAGAACATGGAGGAGAACCCTCATCAATACAGTTTTGTAATAGAAACGGTATGGACTATGTCAGTTGCTCACCTTTCAGGGTACCAATCGCACGTTTATCATCTGCTCAATCAGCAATAAAGGAAAAACAATAG
- a CDS encoding SemiSWEET family sugar transporter — MEWKIIGIIAAVCTTSGFIPQIIRGMRTKRLDDISPVMYMLLILGLSLWLSYGIHIDDMIIITANAAGLAFSLFIVFLRFKYIRRR; from the coding sequence ATGGAGTGGAAAATTATAGGTATAATTGCGGCAGTATGTACAACCTCTGGCTTTATACCTCAGATAATTAGAGGAATGCGTACAAAGAGATTGGATGATATCTCGCCTGTAATGTACATGCTCCTGATTCTCGGACTTTCATTGTGGTTGTCCTATGGCATACACATTGATGACATGATAATTATTACGGCTAATGCGGCAGGGTTAGCATTCAGTCTTTTTATTGTGTTTTTACGTTTTAAATATATCAGGCGAAGATAA
- the mtnP gene encoding S-methyl-5'-thioadenosine phosphorylase, translated as MTNGRIGIIGGSGLYNIEGISDVENVKVETPFGDPSDQFITGKLEGKSVVFLPRHGKTHSILPSELNFRANIYGMKKLGVERIIAVSAVGSMKEEIKPLDIVIPDQFIDRTQGRIGSFFGEGIVGHVSLADPICSVLANTLHKAANSAGATVHKGGTYICIEGPQFSTRAESLTYRQWDVSVIGMTNLQEARLAREAEICYSTLALSTDYDCWHEGEEDVTAEIVLQNIMKNVDTAKAIIKHAIPTIEGERNCGCVNASSNAIVTRKENIPDEVKERLSLIFGKYL; from the coding sequence ATGACTAACGGAAGAATAGGAATAATTGGTGGAAGTGGCTTGTATAATATCGAAGGAATATCTGATGTTGAAAACGTAAAAGTAGAAACACCTTTTGGAGACCCATCTGATCAATTTATTACAGGAAAACTGGAGGGCAAAAGCGTTGTCTTCCTCCCGCGACATGGAAAAACCCATAGTATATTACCATCTGAGTTGAATTTTCGTGCTAATATCTATGGCATGAAGAAGCTTGGAGTCGAAAGGATAATTGCCGTCAGTGCGGTAGGAAGTATGAAAGAAGAGATAAAACCTTTGGACATAGTGATTCCTGACCAGTTCATTGATCGTACACAAGGCAGGATCGGCTCCTTTTTCGGTGAAGGGATCGTTGGCCATGTAAGTCTTGCGGACCCTATCTGTTCAGTCCTGGCAAATACACTCCACAAAGCAGCAAACAGCGCAGGAGCGACCGTACACAAAGGAGGAACTTACATATGTATAGAAGGTCCCCAATTCTCTACGAGAGCAGAATCACTTACCTACCGCCAATGGGACGTAAGTGTTATCGGAATGACAAACCTTCAGGAAGCCAGACTGGCCCGTGAAGCTGAAATCTGCTATAGCACACTCGCACTTTCCACTGATTATGATTGCTGGCATGAAGGTGAGGAAGATGTCACGGCAGAAATCGTCCTTCAGAATATCATGAAAAATGTTGATACGGCAAAGGCCATAATAAAACATGCTATTCCAACAATTGAAGGTGAAAGGAATTGCGGATGTGTAAATGCGTCAAGCAATGCCATTGTAACGCGTAAGGAAAATATTCCGGACGAAGTAAAGGAGAGGTTGAGTCTTATATTCGGAAAGTATTTATAG
- a CDS encoding addiction module toxin, HicA family — MKRKKFISWLHKHGVCVVIEGRRHTIFGKGKLKTEIPRHNEIVDLLASKICKDLEIQDWRNK; from the coding sequence GTGAAGAGGAAAAAATTTATCAGTTGGTTGCATAAACATGGTGTCTGCGTTGTTATAGAAGGAAGAAGGCATACAATTTTTGGTAAAGGAAAGTTAAAAACAGAAATTCCAAGGCATAATGAAATTGTAGATTTACTTGCTTCAAAGATATGCAAAGATCTTGAAATTCAGGATTGGAGGAATAAATGA
- a CDS encoding AAA family ATPase, with translation MAKSKKSEGFEDVQYIKEKFENIKKEIGKVIVGQDDMIEAIIIALFSDGHILLEGYPGLGKTMTIKTLSRTIDAKFQRVQFTPDLIPSDITGFELCDPETRKSAVQKGPVFTNLLLADEINRAPAKVQSALLESMQEKQVTIGRETFELEKLFVVLATQNPLEISGTYLLPEAEVDRFMFKIRVSYPSYDEEREITERQIGGEEPELNTVLRPDEIITLRHFMAEMIPLYKESEIVKYSTRIVRETRPNSDADEFISNMVMYGASPRASIYLAKAARVCAFLSGSNMVLPEHIHKMAYPVLRHRIILTHEAEAQGSDPDDIINNILKKVPILETDTSH, from the coding sequence GTGGCTAAAAGTAAGAAGTCTGAGGGTTTTGAGGATGTCCAATATATAAAAGAGAAATTTGAGAATATAAAGAAGGAGATTGGAAAAGTTATTGTAGGTCAGGATGATATGATCGAGGCAATTATTATTGCACTCTTTTCTGATGGTCATATTCTACTGGAAGGTTATCCGGGCCTTGGGAAAACGATGACTATTAAGACACTGTCAAGGACGATTGATGCAAAATTCCAGAGGGTACAATTTACACCGGATTTGATACCAAGTGATATTACAGGGTTTGAGCTATGCGATCCTGAAACAAGGAAAAGTGCGGTCCAGAAAGGGCCGGTATTTACTAATTTATTATTAGCAGATGAAATCAACAGAGCACCCGCGAAAGTCCAGAGTGCTTTACTGGAAAGTATGCAGGAAAAACAGGTAACTATAGGTAGAGAGACGTTTGAGTTGGAAAAGTTATTTGTTGTGCTTGCAACTCAAAATCCGTTGGAGATATCCGGTACGTATCTCCTGCCGGAAGCTGAGGTTGACAGGTTTATGTTTAAGATAAGGGTGTCGTACCCTTCTTATGATGAAGAGAGAGAAATTACGGAGAGACAGATTGGCGGCGAAGAACCTGAGTTGAACACGGTTTTGCGCCCTGATGAAATTATAACGTTGAGACATTTCATGGCTGAAATGATCCCATTGTATAAAGAATCGGAAATCGTGAAATATTCGACACGCATTGTAAGAGAGACAAGGCCGAACTCTGATGCAGACGAATTCATAAGCAATATGGTCATGTATGGTGCTTCGCCTCGCGCTTCTATTTACCTGGCAAAAGCGGCACGTGTGTGTGCCTTCCTTTCAGGGAGCAATATGGTCCTTCCGGAACATATCCATAAGATGGCATATCCTGTTTTAAGGCACAGGATCATATTAACACATGAGGCAGAGGCTCAAGGAAGTGATCCGGACGATATAATAAACAATATATTGAAAAAAGTGCCCATTCTGGAAACAGATACTTCTCATTAG